A window of Saccharomyces paradoxus chromosome XIII, complete sequence genomic DNA:
ACATTCCTCGCAGGATCCCAGATAAATAGGGTGACAGATTCATGTATATCGCCAACAGCCAATCTTTCATAATTCCACTGGTCCATAGATACAATTTTTGTTATGGATACTGGGGTCTGCGTTACGGATCTTCTTAACAACTGCTTTTTTCCCAAGCCGTAAAGGACAATAGTGGAGTCTATGGCGGTCAGcaagaaatttttaaacttCAACATGGTATATATTGGTGAAATAATTTCCGTTTGGTGAAGTAATCCAATATCAAAAGATGACTTATCTTTATCAACTAATATTTGATATGTCAGCAGCCTCTTGTCACCAGCACAAATTATTAGATGGTCAGTCTGCCGTGTGAAATCCATTATAGCCGCGGAAACGCAGTGCACATCATCGAGCGTTTTGAAGAGATAATCCGAGTTGCTGCACTTTAAGCATTCACCATCGATTTGCAGTGATATACGGCATTGCTGCTTGTCAGTATGATTGTCAATAAATATAACGTTTTTCGGTTTATTGGGAAAGGATAAGATGGTGCGAGGTTGAAATGAAGATTTTTGTAAtgtttccatttcttcttctattttatcatcatcttcttcgtcgGTTTCATCTTCTCTGCTGCTCCCTTGCTCCTCGACACTTGATTCATGAACGTGAAACCAGTTATCTAAAGTTGGAAAGTTAAAAATCTTGCCAATATTTAGGCGTCCTGTGTTCGATATTGAGCAAATACCATTAATCGCTACATCTGCGTTGACAAATTTGGAACAACTTAGCATGTTTTGATCCTTCAGTTGCCGTATGGTCCACACGTTTTTCCATGTATAGCTCACCCatgtagaagaagaatgaCAAATTACGCATGAAATCCATTTAGTTCCAGTACTAccttcatcttcctctttttcttctctttcttcctcttcttcttcttcttcttcttcttcttcttcttcttcattattatttagtGACATAGATATTCCACGCAAATACGAAAGTGCAACAGGCTTCAAGCCAAGGAATCGCTTTTTGATGTCAGTAAAGGATCCGTCGACATCCCGTATATTGAATCTCATGTAAACACCGTTTTCTAAACCAACGTGCAGATTAAGTAATCCTAACGAGGGATCTCTAACCATGATCatatcagaaaatttttcattgacCAGTTGTAAACTTATTATAGTTAAAAAATCTTCCTTCTGGTCTCTAAGAGACATTATTTTGATCATGCCTTCATTGTCAGCAATGGCCAATAAATCAGCATGCTGTGCATCCTGCACGATTGTAAGTTTGCAGGGCATTGCGTCCAGTTCTGGATGGGTGGTCAATTCGATTAATGAATCCGAAGAGATATCTATCTTAAAATAGACTAATTCGTaatttgataatgataTGATCAGTTGTGTTTTCGAGGATGTGGCACATACAATACGAATCCCCGCTGGCGGCACCCAAGTCAGCTTATTAGAGTATTTAGATTTACCACTCGGTACGATATGCCTTACTTCCGCAGTGCATACTTGAACAATAGAATGTGACCCCATTAGGCATGTATGGATTGTTGTGTCCTGAGATAGCTTAAAAGCCGAACGTGTTGCCTCGTCAGGGGTCAGTTCCTCCATGGACTCATTGTCAATTTGTAATATCATGGTTTTCTTGGGAAAGGTTATGAACAAAAGAGTATTGTTATCGCCCGTCGTTGCAGGATCGGGTATTAGCCACAACTTTGTTGCATTTGGTGGCAAACTAGTAGATATCAAATTAGAGTAATCCACAGCATTTGTTAAAGTTATCATCTTGCTGCTTGTGAAATGTTTAGTTGCAATAGATAGCGGTGAATCACTCAATATTTGAGATTTAATTGAAGGATTCAAATTTAACTGttgtgataatatactcAAATTCTGTAAGTTGACGGATGGATCGAAAACTAGTGATTTATTTGGATCTCTTGAGGTTAAAACCTTAGGAAAATCGTTTTTCTCCACACccagtttttcaaactgaaaaagaaagttgtTGTTCATTTCAGATAGTGCAAAGAGATaaccatttttgaaaatgtgCAATTGGTGTGAATTTTGGATTGTATCAAAATAGGACAATTGAACTATAGGTCTATTTCTATCATTAGTGTCTGGGCTTACAGTTAATTTAAAAAGATCGCCATGGTTGGATTGTAAAagtacaaaaaaatcatttttcaacttctgTACTATGCCTGAAATGATCGTTACGTTACTCTGACGGCTATCTCTGGTAGATCTTTGAGGTATTTCCACTTTCAAGCTGAAAAGTCCGTTCATATCCTTAACCAGAATATGATTTTCGAAGCCAATGACAACAAATGgattgaaaagaatatcaTTGTCAGCGTCATAGTTGTTGACGCTGAGCGAAGTTGTTATATTATACCGCGACAGATCTGGCAAACTCAGTAGGAAGTTAGCAGAGGGATTAACTGAATAATCAGCCTTTTTGACTATGTGGTTCAAACCCAACTCGAGGATataaaatatcaaatgTACTGATAGTTGAGTAGCAGCGTTGTCAATTTCTAAGGTAACGAAACATGGATTATTGAAATTTACATCAAAAACTGCCATATCCAGTGTTACCATACGAGGTCTAATGATTTCCAATGGAGACGAAATTCTCAACTTTTGGGCATAATCAACGAGGAAACACAGTTTATTTTGTTCTACGGATGAAAGAATTATACAACGCCCATTTGGGTCAATTTCCATGTACGATATGGGAGACACTCTTCGAAGGGTGGTCCTAGTCAACGGCTGATTAACCAAAGTCTTAAGTCTAAATGCACCTGCATGCATAACGATTTGCACAATACTTAGATTACCAGAATCAGAAGTTAACACTAAAAAAGTAGGCCAATTAGAAGTTTTCGCCCTAGATCCAGAATGCGATAAGTTTAGCGACTTCATCGAGGTTATCGTCGCAAacagattttgaaatttggaaataagCTTCAGTTCCCCTTCTGCAGTATCATAAAGTTCTAAATGTGTCTCAGTGGCCACGCACAATTGCGACTGCTCACGTTTGGACCCTGCTTCCAGATCGACGAAGTTTCCGACGCAAGAGTGCACGAAATTCGTCTGCTTCTTTAACGTGAGATGATATAAGTATAGCTCATTGTCTCTAACAACCATTGTTGTGTCGTGGTCACTCCTTGTTCTTCTCTGTGTTCTCGTTTTAAACCATCATGGGCCATCGTTGTCCTAGTTTGCCCAAATAGTTAACGCATCTTCGCCGTGTGGGGCGACAAGCTTACTACCGCCATTTTGCCACCTCCCCACATTTAATgtggaaaatattataaaaaaagcgAGAAAAGAAGCTGACGGTGCCATTGTATTCCTTTTTAGAGAGGGGCAGCAGGGATCGGTGGACTTTGTTTTGATAGAGGGCGATTGCAAGTATGGAGATTTACATTAGACTTAACTCAGACGTCGAGCACGACTATGCGTTTCAGGTGTCAAATGAAGACACCAttaataacaaaattaagaagatttttcctTCCAAGACGGGTTTGGCGGACTTAATGGTGCTGAGACCATCGATTTTTCATGAGAAGGAGCCAGTAAAGTTCTACAAGTCTATTCACCCGGGGTACCTGTCTGAAGGTGGTTGTTTGATGTTCCATTATGAAGCTGATAACGAAGAAAATCTCGAGGAGCTGAATGACTCCAAGCCACTTATTGACCAGTTGTGGCCTGGCCAGCTGGTTGTTCCGGAGTGGAAGCTGTCCAAGAAAAACATATGGATATATGCCATTATCATGTTGGCCTGGTTGTACACTGATTTGCCCGACGCTATTTCCCCAACGCCGGGTATTTGTTTGACTAATCAATTATCTAGATTATTGATTCCTGTAGCCAAGCACATGGATTTACGTGAAATTGCCGCTAAGCTGGAACAAGAAGTTCAGGCAAACTATTCTAGCCTTGTGGCTCAATGGCTCTTCTTTCTCATGCACATTTTCAAAGTGGGCGTAATCACCTTATTCCTCAAATTAGGAATTGCCAACCCTATCAGCTTTAACCCTTACAAGTTATGGACTTTGAGAGATTTAACTTCTCCCTCCGCTAAGGGTAACAACGCTAAAAAATCTGCCGGCAGCAATAATGCTACCGATTTGAAGACACGTTTGCGTTCTCTCGGCTGGATTGGTGCCAAGAGGGCTACCTATGACGATTACCAAACTAACTATTATAACTATGTCATCGATAAGATGGGTGGTGCTGTCGCTGCCTACAGAGCTGGTGCGATTAGGAAAGCCGCAGCTCCAGGTATCCAACTTGTGGCTGGTGAGGGTTTCCAAAGTCCTCTAGAAGATAGGTTTACTGCTTCCACTTTTACGGCCATTAAATCCGAACGCAAATTCATTTTAAGCGAGGAATATTTCATTGAGCTGGAAAACAACTTAAAGAAGATCTTAGAAGAGTATGACGGCGATATTGGTAAGATGAATGCTGAAATTAGGAGGTTTAGAAGGTTCGGTATTTATGAAccagatgaaaaattggccACCCTAGTTAAGCTTAGAAGAGAAATTGctgatgaaaaagagaaagcgTCAAACAATGATGCTATTTCCGgtataaaaaagaatgatttgaaaaaatctaaCTAATTTTAAAACCAAATCACCGTCACCCagactttttttaatcatCCATAGTTTTTaactactactactactactactaccACTACTACCACTACTACCACTACTACTAGagggtttttttttctactcCTAGTATTTTTGTACTATCGTATTTACTCTCATTGTTTTTATTAGTCTTTTCCACTCCTTTTTTGCCATTTCCCCACAACTTTACTGTTTTCGTAGTGCGTTTGTTTTATCTTATTGTTTATAGCCATTATTggtttttgtta
This region includes:
- the GSF2 gene encoding Gsf2p (Endoplasmic reticulum (ER) localized integral membrane protein~similar to YML048W), which translates into the protein MEIYIRLNSDVEHDYAFQVSNEDTINNKIKKIFPSKTGLADLMVLRPSIFHEKEPVKFYKSIHPGYLSEGGCLMFHYEADNEENLEELNDSKPLIDQLWPGQLVVPEWKLSKKNIWIYAIIMLAWLYTDLPDAISPTPGICLTNQLSRLLIPVAKHMDLREIAAKLEQEVQANYSSLVAQWLFFLMHIFKVGVITLFLKLGIANPISFNPYKLWTLRDLTSPSAKGNNAKKSAGSNNATDLKTRLRSLGWIGAKRATYDDYQTNYYNYVIDKMGGAVAAYRAGAIRKAAAPGIQLVAGEGFQSPLEDRFTASTFTAIKSERKFILSEEYFIELENNLKKILEEYDGDIGKMNAEIRRFRRFGIYEPDEKLATLVKLRREIADEKEKASNNDAISGIKKNDLKKSN
- the RSE1 gene encoding U2 snRNP complex subunit RSE1 (Protein involved in pre-mRNA splicing~similar to YML049C), which codes for MVVRDNELYLYHLTLKKQTNFVHSCVGNFVDLEAGSKREQSQLCVATETHLELYDTAEGELKLISKFQNLFATITSMKSLNLSHSGSRAKTSNWPTFLVLTSDSGNLSIVQIVMHAGAFRLKTLVNQPLTRTTLRRVSPISYMEIDPNGRCIILSSVEQNKLCFLVDYAQKLRISSPLEIIRPRMVTLDMAVFDVNFNNPCFVTLEIDNAATQLSVHLIFYILELGLNHIVKKADYSVNPSANFLLSLPDLSRYNITTSLSVNNYDADNDILFNPFVVIGFENHILVKDMNGLFSLKVEIPQRSTRDSRQSNVTIISGIVQKLKNDFFVLLQSNHGDLFKLTVSPDTNDRNRPIVQLSYFDTIQNSHQLHIFKNGYLFALSEMNNNFLFQFEKLGVEKNDFPKVLTSRDPNKSLVFDPSVNLQNLSILSQQLNLNPSIKSQILSDSPLSIATKHFTSSKMITLTNAVDYSNLISTSLPPNATKLWLIPDPATTGDNNTLLFITFPKKTMILQIDNESMEELTPDEATRSAFKLSQDTTIHTCLMGSHSIVQVCTAEVRHIVPSGKSKYSNKLTWVPPAGIRIVCATSSKTQLIISLSNYELVYFKIDISSDSLIELTTHPELDAMPCKLTIVQDAQHADLLAIADNEGMIKIMSLRDQKEDFLTIISLQLVNEKFSDMIMVRDPSLGLLNLHVGLENGVYMRFNIRDVDGSFTDIKKRFLGLKPVALSYLRGISMSLNNNEEEEEEEEEEEEEEEREEKEEDEGSTGTKWISCVICHSSSTWVSYTWKNVWTIRQLKDQNMLSCSKFVNADVAINGICSISNTGRLNIGKIFNFPTLDNWFHVHESSVEEQGSSREDETDEEDDDKIEEEMETLQKSSFQPRTILSFPNKPKNVIFIDNHTDKQQCRISLQIDGECLKCSNSDYLFKTLDDVHCVSAAIMDFTRQTDHLIICAGDKRLLTYQILVDKDKSSFDIGLLHQTEIISPIYTMLKFKNFLLTAIDSTIVLYGLGKKQLLRRSVTQTPVSITKIVSMDQWNYERLAVGDIHESVTLFIWDPARNVFIPFVDDSVKRHVTALRFLDEATVIGADKFGNAWTLRCPLECEKIISNHDPSELSDGTIKYPLDLINLQQKLPNTYDCKFKFQLLNHFFVNDIITDFHILDSVSNSDRPGCIYMGLQGSVGCFIPLLSKGNVLMMAKIENIMAEADNTFYLEYEARRKNNNMRKEDDEEESGAVLLHGRHDIDDETICEGSYSIVGRDHQEYRSYYVPVRKVIDGDLCENFLRLSLNEQEFLANSFKNVKVEDIIQRINEVRTNYL